A genomic segment from Drosophila willistoni isolate 14030-0811.24 chromosome 2L unlocalized genomic scaffold, UCI_dwil_1.1 Seg168, whole genome shotgun sequence encodes:
- the LOC6640986 gene encoding zinc finger protein 467, with protein sequence MSQVIPIPIPNTPTPHMLTTSTLTPIDSTTKQPPQTAAATFSTLGGGGGGAIQNEQAPDVILRASTIFGDMKHKQDMSVEAPPPPLDLENVNAHSRVGTTENNNEDGLQFVDNSNSNSNSKIRIMPTIKLLATPHAVDPKRKFVCPYDNCTKSYGKSSHLRSHLTWHTGIKPFVCSEPKCGKGFTRSDELNRHLRTHTGEKPFECIQCTKKFSRSDHLTKHLATHDRQLKTTASTPKRSAPHSSKMKSIKNLTEPSDADSGFHFMAVLSGGGVGDAGDDDSPNQHPQSHQLHAQQHQPADLGFDHKPLKIKLERPEHSDKYQIVAAPPLPTDLQMTPCYSAKPEVKYEPADEIVHTLSQLPPQDGPSTYGMPQFVQDRDRPFRCQQCEKRFKRQDDLNRHIRTHTGEKPYACPQCCRRFVRSDHLKKHQQTHLKIR encoded by the coding sequence ATGTCACAAGTAATaccaattccaattccaaacACGCCCACACCCCACATGCTGACGACATCAACGTTAACGCCTATAGATTCCACGACGAAACAACCACCACAAACAGCAGCGGCAACATTTTCGACTCtaggcggcggcggtggtggggCTATACAAAACGAACAGGCGCCAGATGTCATTCTGAGGGCCTCAACAATTTTTGGCGATATGAAGCACAAACAGGATATGTCGGTGGAGGCGCCGCCCCCGCCATTGGATCTCGAAAATGTAAATGCACATAGTAGAGTTGGTACCACTGAGAACAACAACGAGGATGGCCTTCAATTCGTTGACAATAGCAATAGCAACTCAAACTCTAAGATACGCATTATGCCCACCATTAAATTGCTGGCCACTCCTCATGCGGTCGACCCGAAGCGCAAATTCGTTTGTCCTTACGACAATTGTACAAAAAGCTATGGAAAAAGTTCTCACCTGCGCTCTCATCTAACCTGGCACACAGGTATTAAGCCTTTCGTTTGCAGTGAACCCAAATGCGGTAAGGGTTTTACTCGCTCCGACGAACTCAACCGGCACCTGCGCACCCATACAGGTGAAAAGCCGTTTGAGTGCATACAATGCACCAAAAAGTTCTCCCGCAGTGATCATCTAACGAAACATCTGGCGACGCATGACCGGCAACTAAAGACCACTGCCAGCACACCAAAACGATCAGCGCCACATAGTTCCAAGATGAAATCCATTAAGAATTTAACGGAACCATCGGATGCGGATTCGGGGTTCCATTTCATGGCTGTGCTAAGTGGCGGCGGTGTTGGTGATGCGGGCGATGACGATAGCCCGAATCAGCATCCTCAATCCCATCAGCTGCATGCTCAGCAGCATCAACCTGCAGATCTAGGATTCGATCACAAACCACTGAAAATCAAATTGGAACGGCCCGAGCACAGCGATAAATATCAAATAGTGGCAGCACCACCATTGCCAACTGATCTTCAGATGACTCCATGCTACAGTGCCAAGCCGGAAGTAAAATATGAGCCTGCCGACGAAATTGTACATACACTATCTCAACTACCGCCACAGGATGGACCCAGCACCTATGGCATGCCTCAGTTTGTCCAAGATCGGGATCGCCCCTTTCGATGTCAGCAATGTGAGAAAAGATTTAAACGTCAGGATGATCTTAATCGACATATACGAACGCACACAGGTGAAAAGCCCTATGCCTGTCCGCAGTGCTGTAGGAGATTCGTTCGCAGCGATCACTTGAAGAAACATCAGCagacgcatttaaaaatacgATAG
- the LOC6640793 gene encoding uncharacterized protein LOC6640793, with translation MLRSRILSLLPRRRCISYFSNEFNNLANKFPESNPTKNLAIFVDSDHQTDFLDQLVKLRQQKECTAVPLFAGALVKQLLESSASPQEAISILRNPTQYGLFVDNFSGSYLIDYFLHNGHALEAAQVSALLVERGLCNSELLQSLCIQSFYTWVKDYKPEPLTPTEAQDNKVAKPEVEKVRVKFIRNLPEDTKDTEEILLGRALTKCATFKENSNELGQNIALLGFVLSGQLANGTKFLQQHRGVFHKEILQLCQTLVNSLKVNQAEDFLQLLEQTIGSSNENPIDKLLDAQVKQSVKNLEPKLLSEYTETYQEWVKNFDLAVKKQIATRDLYDRVKNIQNTLDQLDAKRQALWFYENKDDIDIQIFKKKIYYPKRWFGKKKKPKAVDTFYVPPNITRSAN, from the exons ATGCTGAGGTCTCGGATTTTGTCGTTACTCCCTCGGAGAAGAtgcatttcatatttttccaatgAATTCAACAATTTGGCAAATAAGTTTCCTGAATCCAATCCAACGAAGAATTTAGCTATATTTGTTGACTCGGATCATCAAACGGACTTTCTGGATCAGCTGGTGAAGCTTAG ACAACAAAAAGAGTGTACAGCTGTTCCCCTTTTTGCTGGTGCTCTAGTGAAGCAACTACTGGAGTCCTCTGCCAGTCCACAAGAGGCAATCAGTATCCTTCGTAATCCCACGCAATATGGCCTGTTTGTCGACAATTTCTCTGGGTCCTATTTAATTGACTACTTTTTACACAACGGCCACGCACTCGAGGCGGCACAGGTCTCAGCGCTTTTAGTTGAACGAGGCTTATGCAACAGCGAACTACTTCAATCCCTTTGCATCCAATCCTTCTACACATGGGTGAAGGACTACAAACCAGAGCCATTGACTCCGACTGAGGCACAGGACAACAAAGTTGCAAAGCCTGAAGTG GAAAAAGTTCGAGTTAAATTTATACGAAACCTTCCTGAAGATACAAAAGATACAGAGGAAATTTTACTCGGAAGAGCCTTGACAAAATGTGCTACATTTAAGGAGAATTCAAATGAACTGGGACAAAATATTGCCTTATTGGGTTTTGTCTTGTCTGGCCAATTGGCTAATGGTACCAAGTTTCTACAGCAACATCGCGGCGTTTTTCACAAGGAAATTCTTCAATTGTGTCAGACACTAGTCAATAGTTTGAAAGTGAATCAGGCGGAAGACTTTCTTCAACTTCTGGAGCAAACTATTGGTTCATCAAACGAAAACCCAATCGACAAGCTTCTAGACGCTCAAGTGAAACAAAGCGTTAAGAATTTAGAACCAAAACTCTTGTCTGAATATACAGAAACCTATCAGGAATGGGTCAAGAACTTCGATCTTGCTGTTAAGAAACAAATAGCCACTCGTGATCTGTATGACCGTGTgaaaaacattcaaaataCACTGGATCAGCTAGATGCAAAGCGACAAGCACTTTGGTTTTATGAGAACAAAGATGATATCGATATACAGATATTTAAGAAGAAAATCTATTATCCAAAACGCTGGTTTGGCAAGAAAAAGAAGCCCAAGGCAGTGGACACCTTTTATGTGCCGCCGAATATTACAAGAAGTGCAAATTAA
- the LOC6640987 gene encoding uncharacterized protein LOC6640987, with amino-acid sequence MTERRPSNRIHKKDITPAASKMSEIGSRQREKRKPTIWTREKIYKLIELYRSSDCLWNHYSELYKNKDCRNRAIEHICRSLGITKLTYAKKVHNLRNQFNSELKKLERRLEESGSGPSQEKTCRWEHFETLKFLRTVIEPRPGFQAGQAQCKKLINKLECTYTEATGDNETTGSVAKSEFESIEQIICADDIDTHSLEPPKASPSVLTNNSVATSLPTSTSITDTNLLQNTNKMEPISKPIQAGAAGRDQWDAFGELIANEFRNLNSPLSRKKLKRRIMQIILEVGEEDDQLYPVANA; translated from the exons ATGACGGAGCGCCGCCCGTCGAATAGAATCCATAAGAAAGACATTACTCCTGCTGCCAGCAAAATGTCGGAGATTGGCTCTCGCCAGAGAGAGAAACGTAAACCCACCATATGGACGCGAGAAAAGATTTATAAACTAATTGAACTCTACCGATCGTCGGATTGTTTATGGAATCATTATTCGGAGTTGTACAAGAACAAGGACTGCCGGAATAGAGCCATTGAGCACATATGCCGATCCCTGGGAATAACGAAACTTACTTATGCCAAAAAAGTGCACAACCTACGGAATCAGTTCAACTCCGAATTAAAAAAGTTGGAGCGTCGCTTAGAGGAATCTGGATCTGGACCTAGTCAGGAGAAGACATGTCGTTGGGAACACTTTGAAACTCTAAAGTTTCTACGTACTGTGATTGAACCCCGGCCTGGTTTCCAAGCTGGCCAAGCACAATGCAAG AAACTGATTAACAAATTGGAGTGTACCTATACTGAAGCAACGGGAGACAATGAAACTACTGGATCAGTTGCAAAAAGTGAATTTGAGAGTATTGAACAAATAATTTGTGCAGATGACATCGACACCCACAGTTTAGAGCCTCCGAAGGCATCGCCATCTGTATTAACAAATAATTCTGTAGCTACATCCCTGCCCACTTCTACATCGATAACCGACACAAATTTGctacaaaacacaaataaaatgGAGCCCATTTCCAAACCCATCCAAGCTGGAGCAGCTGGCCGGGATCAGTGGGATGCGTTTGGTGAACTTATAGCTAATGAATTTCGCAACTTAAACTCTCCACTTTCACGAAAAAAACTTAAACGCCGAATTATGCAAATAATACTTGAAGTTGGCGAAGAGGATGACCAACTCTATCCAGTTGCAAATGCATAA